GCGTGGCGCATCTTCTCGTCGAACAGCCGCAGGATCACGCCACGTGCGGTTTCGAAGCCGTGCTCGAGGTAGATCGCACCAAGGACCGCCTCGGTGGTGTCCGCCAGGATGGACTCCTTTTCGCGGCCGCCGGTGTGTTCCTCGCCCTTTCCGATGAGCACGTGTTCGCCCAGTCCGATCTCACGGGCGATGTCAGCCAGCCCGTAGCGCGACACGATGGAGGCGCGCATCGGCGACAGGTCGGACTCAGGCCGCGACGGGTAGAGCTCGAAAAGCTTCGCAGCGACAATGAGCCCCAGGATGGCGTCGCCGACGAACTCGAGACGCTCGTTGTTCGGCAGGTGGTTGTGCTCGTTAGCAAAGGACCGGTGTGTCAACGCCAGCTTCAAATTGTCGCGGGAGACCTCAACGCCCAGCTTTGACAGCAGCGGCGTGTGGTCGACCGCCGAGAACGCTTCCTCCCACGCCTTGTCCGCGTCCTCCGGCTTTCGTCGCGACCGGCTCACAGAAACTTCTCCAGATCCGCCCACCGCGGGTCGACGAGGTTGTTTTCTTCGCCGGAAATGCCGTCAGGTGTGGGTACGTCGGTGTCGCCTTCACACTCGGGTTGGCAGGTCGGGTTGAACGGGAGAGTCAGCCCGGCCTCGTTGACAAAAGCCTGCTCGAGATTGACAGTGTCGCCCTCGACGCAGCCGATCTCGTCACCAGAGCCCTGGTCCTCTTCCTCCTCGGCATCGCCGGTGATGAAGTCGTCGTCGGCGGCGTAGACCTCGGAGATTCGCAGCGTCTCAGTTGGGGTGAGTTCTTTCAGGCAGCGCACGCACTGGCCTTCGAGCTGGGCGGTGAGGGTCGCATCGACCATCACACCCGAGCCGAGCGGGGTCAGCGTGGCTTCCACCTCGACCTCCCGGCCGGCCGGGATAGCGATCATTTCCGGGCCTATCCGCGACGGGGACGGCCCCGTGTGCGTGACAGTCTCCGGCAGGCCATCGCCGTTTAAAACACCGGAGACATCGAATTCGAAGGGATTGTTAGCCATAGCCCCCACAGACTACAACGAAACGGCTCCCCCGCTAGTACTCGTCGCTTTCACTACGGCGGCTGCGACCGTAGTAGTCTCCGCGTCCGCCGCCGGACACGCCGGCGCCTCGACGAAGTGCGGAGCGGTCGGAGGAGACGGTGCGCAAAACGCCTGTGAGCGTCTCTTCAAACTCGGCGAGCTTCGAGTCGACGTAGTCGTCGCACTCGGTGCGCAGGCGGGAGGATTCCCCGTGTGCTTCCTCGACCAAGCGGTGGGCTTCCTCGTCAGCGCGGCGCATGACCTCGGATTCGGAAATGAGGCGCTTCTGCTCGGCCAGGCCCTGGTCCACAGAGCGCTGGTATTCCTGATTGCCCGAATCCACGAGGTGGTCCGCCTCACGCTGGGCGTTGTTCACGGTGGTCTCGGCCACGTCGCGGGCGCGGGTGACCATCAGTCGCGACTCCTCTTCGGCGTCGGAGACCAGCTGGGTGGCGTGCGCCTGCGCGTCGTTGAGCATGGTCTCGGACTCGGAGTGCGCATCGGAGACGATGCGGCGGGCATCCTCCTCCGCATCGCCGACGAGCACGTCGGCGCGGTCTTGAGCGCCGCGCAGGATCTCGTCTTGCTTGTCCAGCACGTCCTGCGCGTCGTCGAGGTCGACGGGCAGGGCGTTGCGCAGGTCGTCGAGAAGCGCGAGCATCTCGTTGCGGGGCACCATGCAGTTGGAGGTCATCGGCACGCCGTATGCCTGCTCCAGCGTCTGCACTAATTCATCCAGGGCTTCGAAAACGCGGTACATGGTTGCACAGCGTACTGGAAAAAACCTAGATCACGCCCTGCGCGAGCATCGCGTCGGCAACCTTTTTAAATCCGGCGATGTTGGCGCCGATTATGTAGTCGCCCGCACGGTCGTATTCCTCGGCGGTGTTAGCGGCTATGTTGAAGATGTTGGACATGATGCCGCGCAGTCGGTTGTCGGTGTAGTCGAACGACCACGAGTCTCGCGAAGCGTTCTGCTGCATCTCCAGCGCGGAGGTGGCCACGCCGCCAGCGTTCGCCGCCTTGCCGGGGCCGAAGCAGATCTTCTTCGCGCGGAAGAGCTCGATCGCCTCGTGGGTGGACGGCATGTTCGCGCCTTCCGCGACGTACTTCACGCCATTGTCGACGAGCGCCTTCGCGTGGTCACCGTTCAGTTCGTTCTGGGTTGCGCACGGCAGGGCGACATCCGCCGAAAGGTCCCAGATGGAGCCGTCCTTGTGGAATGTCGCACCGGTGGTCTCCTCCACGTACTCGGACACGCGGCCGCGGCGGTTTTCCTTGACGTCACGCAGCAGCTCAATGTCCACCCCGTTCGGGGTTTCCACCCACCCGGAGGAGTCGGAGAAGCCCACCACGGTCGCACCGAGTTCCTGGGCCTTCTGCATGGCGTAGGTGGCCACGTTGCCGGATCCCGAGACGATCACCTTGGCGCCGTCGAGGGAGTCGCCGTTGGCGCGCATCATCTCGTCGGTGAAGTACACCGTGCCGTAGCCGGTGGCTTCCTTGCGCACGAGCGAGCCGCCCCAGGTCAAGCCCTTGCCGGTGAGGACGCCGGATTCGTGCTGGTTCACCAGGCGGCGGTACTGGCCGAACATGTAGCCCACCTCGCGGCCGCCGACGCCGATGTCGCCGGCGGGCACGTCGCGGTATTCGCCGATGTAGCGCCACAGTTCCGTCATGAAGGACTGACAGAAGCGCATGATTTCGGCTTCGGAGCGGCCCTTGGGGTCGAAGTCGGAGCCGCCCTTGCCGCCGCCGATGGGTAGGCCGGTCAGCGAGTTCTTAAAGATCTGCTCGAAGCCCAGGAACTTGATGATGCCCAGGTTCACGCTCGGGTGGAAGCGCAGGCCGCCTTTGTAGGGACCAAGTGCAGAGTTGAACTGCACGCGGAAGCCACGGTTGACGCGCACGTTGTTGTCGTCATCGATCCAGGGCACGCGGAAAATGATCTGGCGTTCGGGTTCGCACAGCCGCTCGATGAGCCCGTAGTCGGCGTAGTGCGGGTCCTTTTGCAGCACGATCTTGAGCGACTCGAGCACCTCGGCGACAGCCTGGTGGAACTCCGGTTCGCCTGCGTTGCGCTTCAGGACCTTGTCGTAGTAGCCAGCAACTTCCTGGTCGATCGTGCTCATGCGCCCATCCTCCGATATCTATAGGTGTGCAGTTTTACTAACAAAAAGATGTTACATCACGCACCGGCCACCCGCGGAACATTGGCCCTGCGCCGTTAGACTTGCCCGCATGTCTTCCTCGTTTGACCCGGCACCGTCGCCGAAGATCGTCATCGCCCCGGATTCATTCAAGTCCACCGCGTCTGCCGACGAGGCAGCCGAGTGGCTCGCCGAGGGCGTGAGCAGCGTCATCCGCGACGCCCAGATCATTCTGGCCCCCATGGCCGACGGCGGCGAAGGCACTTCAGCTCTCTTCGAGGGCGAGCGCGTTTGCTTGCCGACGACCACCGCCGACGGCCGCCTCACCGAAGCCGAATACACCTTCCACGCCGCGACCGAAACCGCCTACATCGACGTCGCAGCAGCCTCGGGCCTGCCCGCAGTGGAGGACAACCCGGCGCCGCTGACCGGCGACACCTATGGCACCGGCGTGCTGATCGCCGACGCGGAGACCCGCGGCGCGAAGCGCATCGTGCTGGGTCTTGGCGGCACCGCAACGGTCGACGGCGGTACCGGCATCTTGGTGGCGCTCGGCGTCAATCCGTTGGACGAGGCCGGCTACCAGTTGAAGCCAGGCGGCGGCTCGCTCGAGCGCCTCGCGGGTTTCGATACAGCAAAGGTCAACGTGCCCGCCGGCGCCCTCGAGTGGGTGCTGCTCACCGACACCACCGCCCCGGCGACCGGCCACGATGGCGCGGCGCATGTGTTCGGCCCGCAGAAGGGCGCGACCCGCGAGGACATCGAGCTCCTCGACCGCGGCCTGGCCCGCCTGTGCGAGGTCGCCGAAATCGACCCGCAAACGCCCGGCCTCGGCGCCGCTGGCGGGGTGGGCATCGGCCTAATGTGGCTGTCCACCATGCTCCACGGCAATGACGAACACGTGCACATCGTGCCCGGCGCGCGCGTGGTGGCGGACTCGAACGGGCTGACTGAACAGGTCGACGGTGCCGCGCTCGTGATTACCGGCGAGGGGCGCTTCGACGGTCAGACCGGCACCGGCAAGGTCGCCTCGGTCGTCGGCGAGCTAGCCAGCGACGCCGGCGCGGTGTTTGCAGTTGCCGCCGGGCGTTTCGACGAACAACCGGCCGAGGGCACCATCGCCGTCACCCTGCCCGAAGTCGACGACGTGCGCGAGCAGTTAGTCCAGGCCGGCGCGGAGATCGCCGTGGCCTATCTCAACACCTCGACCGTCCAGGGGTAGATCGACGGCGTTTCAAACCGGTCTTGGTCTTCGAGTGCCACCGGGTCGCGCGGCAAATCCGCCTTTGGCGTGAGGATGCGCGACAGCCCCATCGCGAGGCGGTTAACGCTGTCCGCTCCTTCGGCTTCCACGCGTAAGCGGTGTACTTCGGCGTCGTCGGCAGGCTCGCCGCGGTCGCGCTCGTAAGTTTCGGCGAGCTGGGCGTGGGTGGTGTCGTCGATACGCACCTGCTCCATCGCCACCGCGCCGGACGTGAGCATCTCGCGACGCACGAGGATGTCGAGGGCGCGCTGGAATGCGTCGCGTACTTCGGGTGCTTGGGCGGGCGGGACGAGAACGTCGAACTGAATCACAGACATGGCCACCAGGCTAGACGGTAGGGTGACGGGCATGTTTAACGCTGCAGTCAACCCGGTGCACTCGTACCACGTTGCGCTGCGCACCATGGCCGACGGGACGCTCAAGCAGATCAACCCTTTCTCCGGGACCGAGGTGTGGACCGTTCCGGGCCGCGGCAACCGGCCGTTGAGCCATCGCGCGGACACCCCCGCCCCGCTCGCGCCCGGCGCGCGCACCGACACCTGCAACTTCTGCGAGGCGCGCAAACTGCGCACGCCACCGGAGAAGTCGAGGCTCGTGGCCACCGGCACCGGCTTCGAGATCCTGCGCGACGTGATGCCGGAAGACCTGGACACCACTCAGGCGGAGTTTCGGCGCGTGCCCAACCTGTTCGAGATCGTCTCCTACGACTACTGGCGCGAAAACTACGGCTACACCATGCCGACCGCGCGCCGCGAACACATGGAGCGCTATCTTGCCGACGACGCCGGCCGCGCCCACGTCCTCGACATCGTGCGCACCCGCCTCGCCGCCTCCGGGCAGGACCCTGACATCAGCGAGGATGGCCTGCTGCAACTCGCCCCGTCGTACTTCGGCGGCGGCCACGACGTGATCATCGCGCGGCGCCACTACGCGGATGGCGCGGAAACCACAGACCAGCTAGCGGGCTCGGGATCGCTCACGCCGGAGGAGCACTACCGTTTTATCGCGTTCACGGTCGATTCCTTGCGCGACCTGGTGGAGCAGAACTCCTACGCCCGCTACGTGGTGGTGTTCCAAAACTGGCTGGCCCCCGCAGGCGCGTCGTTCGAGCACCTGCACAAGCAGTTGGTTGCTATCGACGAGCGCGGCGTCAACGCCGAGACCGAGACCGCGAAACTGCGCCAGAACTTGAACTTGTACAACGACTGGGGTGTCAACCATGCCATCTACCGCAACTTGGTCATCGCGGAAACCGACCACGCGATCCTCGTCGCCGGTGTGGGTCACCGCTACCCCACGATGACGGTGTACTCGAAGTCCGCTGCCTGTGAGCCGTGGCTGCACTCGGCGGCGGAAACCCGCGGGGTGTCCGACCTGTTGCACGCCGCCCACGCCGCCACCGGCACCCAGGTGGCCAGCAACGAAGAGTGGCACTACAAGCCTGTGGACTTGGATGTGCCCATGCCGTGGCGCATCAACGTCAAGTGGCGCATCTCCACCGTCGCCGGTTTCGAGGGCGGCACGCAGATTTACGTCAACACGCTATCCCCGTTCGACGTGCGCGACCGCGTCACGGCCACGCTGCGCGATCTGCGTGACCAGGGCGCAATTGCGCCCCATATCCGTATCGCGGAGGAGTGCGTCCCCGCGCCGAACCTGCTGCGCTACAACCCGAACTTGGAGAGGTAGAACACCGATTATGAGCAACATCGCCGACATCCTCGCGTCTTTCGAACTGGATGCATCGTGGCTGCGTCGGCTGTACGAACACATGCACGCCAACCCGGAGCTCTCCATGCACGAAGAGGAGACCTACCAGCTCATTGTGCGCGAGCTGGAGGCGTTCGACTGCGAGATCGTCGCCCCGATCGGCAAGTACGGCATCTGCGCGGTGTTCGAAAACGGCGCGGGCCCGACAGTGCTCTACCGCGCCGATTTCGACGGCCTTCCCGTCACCGAGCGCACCGGCGCGCCGTTCGCGTCTCGCAAGGTGGTCACCACCGCCGACGGCGACACCGTGGGCACGATGCACGCCTGCGGACACGACATCCACACTGCAGCACTGCTCGGCCTGTGCAGCGTCCTGGACAACACCCGCGACAAGTGGTCCGGCACATTTATCGCACTGTTCCAGCCGGGCGAGGAGATCGCCGCCGGCGCGCAGGACATGGCGGACAACGGGCTCGCCGACAAGGTGCCCACGCCGGATGTGGTACTCGGCCTGCACGTCATGTCGGGCCGCGCCGGGGAGGTGATGTCCAAGCCGGGCCCGCAGTTCGCCGCCTGCGACTCCATTCGCGTGCACATCCCTGGTCGCGGCGCGCACGGCTCGATGCCGCACAATTCAGTGGATCCGACGTTTACGGCTGCGATGATCATCGCGCGCTTGCAGGCGATCGTCGGCCGCGAGGTGAACCCGGCAGATTTCGCCGTGGTCACCGTCGGTTCCATGAGCGCCGGCAAGGCGATCAACATCATCCCGAACGAGGCCGAGCTGGTGCTCAACTGTCGCTTTTACAGCGACAAGGTCAAGGCCCGCGTCTACGCCGCCATCGAGCGCGTCGTCCACGCCGAGGTCGCAGCCTCGGGCGCGTCCGGCAAGGCGACCATCGGGTACTTCGCCCACGGCGAGCTGCTGGATAACGACGCCGCCATCTACTCCGCCGTGCGCGAGAACTTTGACGCAATCTTTGGCCCGGAGTCCACCACCTCCGACCCGAAGACGGTCTCGGAGGACTTCCCCATCATCGGCCAGGCGTTCGGCGCGCCGTATTTCTTCTGGCTCATCGGCTGCACCCCGCGCGACGTGTGGGACCGCGCCGTGGAGGAGGACCGGGTGGCCGAGGACGTGCCGGTGAACCACATGGCGAACTTCCTGCCGGAGTACGAGCCCACCATCGACGCCGCGACGCGCTCCGCAGCCGTGGCCGCATTGACCTACCTCGCCCGCTAGCTGCCGGTACGCTTGGGCGCCATGACCTCCCCCAACCAGGCACCCGCATTCGAGCAGACCATCGCAGGCCACGTCCGAGGCTTCTCCGGTAAGGCCCCGAACAACTCCACCGTGAAGAAGTTCTGGACGGGCCTATCAGCTGCGGTCATGGAGCAGATCGCGGACGACTGGGATAGAACCCGCAATGCGTACAAGAACCACCGTCGCGCCGCGTACTTCTCCGCGGAGTTCCTCCAGGGTCGCGCGCTGCTGAATAACCTGACCAACCTGGGCCTCGTCGATAAGGCGCAGGCCGCCACGGAAGAATTGGGCCACAACCTAACGGATGTCCTCGAGGCCGAACATGACGCCGCCTTGGGCAACGGTGGTCTCGGCCGCCTGGCCGCCTGCTTCCTCGACTCCGCCGCCACGCAGGATTACCCGCTGACCGGCTACGGCCTGCTGTACCGCTACGGCCTGTTCCGCCAGGAGTTCGAGGACGGCTTCCAGCGCGAGCACCCGGACCGCTGGAAAGAATCGTTCTACCCCTTCATTATCCGCCGTGGCTCGGATCAGCGCATCGTGCACTTCGACGACATGGATGTCCGCGCGATCCCCTACGACATGCCGATCACCGGCTACGGCACGACCAACGTGGGCACGCTGCGTCTGTGGGACGCCTCGCCAATCGACGAGTTCGACTACGACGCGTTCAACTCCCAGCGCTTTGCCGACGCCATTCTGGAGCGCGAGGCCGTCCACGACATCACGCGCGTGCTCTACCCGAACGACACCACCTACGCCGGCAAGCTCCTTCGCGTGCGCCAGCAATACTTCTTCTGCTCCGCGTCGCTGCAGGAGCTTATCGACGACTACATCGCCGCCCACGGCAACGACCTGCGCCATTTCCACGAATACAACTCGATTCAGTTGAACGACACCCACCCGGTGCTGGGCATCCCCGAGCTGATGCGTTTGCTTATGGACGACCACGGCCTCGGCTGGGACGACGCCTGGGAGGTCACCACCCGCACCTTCGCCTACACCAACCACACGGTGCTGCAGGAGGCGCTGGAGACGTGGGAGGAGTCGATTTTCAAGCAGCTGTTCTGGCGCATCTGGGAGATCGTGGAGGAGATCGATCGCCGCTACCGCCTGGACATGGAGGCCCGTGGCGTCGACGCGGAGACCGCCCACTACTACTCCCCGGTCCACGACGGGCGTGTGCACATGGCGTGGATCGCCTGCTACGCCTCCTACTCCGTCAACGGCGTGGCCGCGTTGCACACGGAGATCATCAAACGCGACACCTTAGGTTTCTGGCACGGGCTGTACCCGCAGCGCTTCAACAACAAAACCAACGGTGTCACTCCGCGCCGCTGGCTGCGGATGTGCAACCCGCGCCTGTCCGCACTGCTCGACCGCCTCGCGGGTTCCGACGACTGGGTGACCGACTTGGCCAAACTTCAGGACCTGCGCCACTTCGCCGACGACCCGGAGGTTCTACGCGAGTTGCGCGAGATCAAGGCGGCGAACAAGCGGGACTTCGCCGAGTGGATCAACGAGCGCCAGGGCGCCGAGATTGACCCGGACTCCATCTTCGACACCCAAATCAAGCGCCTGCACGAGTACAAGCGCCAGCTGATGAACGCGCTGTACATCCTCGACTTGTACTTCCGCATCACCAAAGACGGCGAGCGTGACATCCCGAAGCGCACGTTCATCTTCGGCGCGAAGGCGGCACCGGGCTACGTCGCGGCGAAAGGCATCATCAAACTCATCAACACCATCGGGGAGCTGGTGAACAACGACCCGGTCGCCTCCGAATACATCCACGTGGTGTTCGTGGAGAACTACAACGTCTCGCCGGCCGAGCACATCATCCCGGCCACCGACGTCTCAGAGCAGATCTCCACCGCCGGCAAGGAGGCTTCGGGCACGTCCAACATGAAGTTCATGATGAACGGTGCACTGACGCTTGGCACCATGGACGGCGCGAACGTGGAGATCGTCGACGCCGTCGGCGAGGACAACGCCTACATCTTCGGCGCCCGCGAAGAGGAACTGCCGGAGCTGAAGGCGCACTACAACCCGCGCCAGGTCGCCGAACAGACGCCGGGGCTCATGCGCGCGCTCGACGCGTTCGTCGACGGCACCTTGGACGACCGTGGCACCGGCGCCTTCCACGACCTGCGAGCTTCGCTTCTCGACGACAACGGCTACGGCGAACGCGACGTCTTCTACGTCCTCGGCGACTTCGCCGCCTACCGCGACGCCCGCGACACAATGGCCGCCGACTACTACGCCGACCCGGACGACTGGGCGCGCAGGTGCTGGATCAACATCTGCGAATCCGGCCGGTTCTCCTCCGATCGCACAATCCGCGACTACGCCGAAGAAGTCTGGAACATCGCCCCGACTCCAATCGACTAACCGCGCACCATCCGGCTCACCACGATGTCGTCGCCCTGGTGCCTTTTCGTCTCGCCGTCGAAGGTGAAACCGAGCTTGGTGTAGAAGGCCTGAGCGCGGTCGTTAAAGTCCGCGACCCACAAAAATGCGGACTCCCCCGGGTGGATCACACCGTCGAGGAGACGCTGCGCCACCCCGGAGCCGGAAACGCTCTCAAGCAGGTAGAGGTTTCGCAGCTCGGTGCGCTCGCCGGGGATACCGTAGGCGAGGCCTACGATTTCGCCGTCCAGTTCCGCCACCGCGACGCGCCCGTCGGGTGCACGGAAAAACGCGTCCCAGTCGCGCTCGAGTTTCTCAAGGTCGTCGAGGATCTCGTCGGCAATGTGGCCTTGGAAGGCTTGCTTGCGGGAGCGGTAGTGCATGTCGGCGATCGCAGCGGCGTCGTCGGGGCCCGCTGGGCGGATGGTGGTATCCATGCCGTGCAACGCTATACGATTCCGGCAGAATGATCCTACTCATAGACAACTACGACTCATACACGTTCAACCTCGCCCACCTGATCGCCGAAGCCGCCGGGCGCGAGCCCCTCGTCGTGCCTGCTGGCGAGGCTTGCGACCTGCCGGACCGCGTGCGCGGCGGCGAGTTCAGCCACGTCGTCATCTCCCCCGGCCCCGGCACCCCCGAAAGCGATGAGGATTTCGGCGCATCCCGGCGCGTCATTGAGGCAGCCGCCGACGCGGACGTTCCGTTGCTCGGCGTGTGCCTCGGCCACCAGGGCTTGGCCATGCTCGCCGGTGCGGCGGTGACCCGCTCCCCCGAGCCGCGCCACGGGTTCGTCTCCACCCTCACCCACTCCGGCGAGGGCATCTTCGCGGGCCTCCCGCAGGATTTCGAGGTGGTGCGCTACCACTCGCTGCACGTCGAAGAAGTCCCCGGCATCACGGTGCACGCCCGCAGCGAGGACGGCGTCATCCAGGCGCTCAAGGTCGATGGGCTCGATCACTGGGGTGTGCAATTCCACCCCGAGTCGGTGCTCACCCAGCACGGCGCAGCGATCATGCGCAACTTCCTCGGCGGCTGGCGCGTGCTTCACCGCGAAGTCCCGGGCGCGCTCGACTGCCAACGCGTGTTCAACGCGATCAAGCGCGACGGCCACGACGCATTCTTCCTCGATTCCGCCGACGCCCGCGGGCGCTACTCCATCCTCGGCGACACCGCAGGCGCCCTGTCGCGCTCCATCCGCTATTCGCTTGACGACGACCCCGATATCCTCACCACCCTCGACCGCGAACTGGCCGTGCCCGTGTTCGACGCCCCCGACCTGCCGTTTACCGGCGGCGTGATCGGCTACCTCGGCTACGAGTGCACGGAGCTAACGCTGCCGATCACGCTGCGCCACCGTTCACCGTACCCGGACGCCTACTTCGTGCGCCCGCAGTCGTTTATCGTCTACGACCACGAGGACGAAACCGCCCACCTGTGCGCGCTTTCTGGCGACGGCGCGGACGACCTCCTCGACCGGCTCGAGCGGGCGCTGCAGGGGGTGGCGGCGGACGGGGGTTCGTCGGTAAGCAACGGCTCTTGGAGCAACCCCGACTACCTCGCCAGCATCGAAGAGGCCCAGGATCTGCTGCGCGCGGGCGAGAGTTACGAGGTGTGCTTAACCGACACCTACACCGCCGAAGCGACCGGCGATATCTACTCCAACCTGCGCGAACACAACCCCGCGCCGTACGCCGCGCACCTCATCTTCGACGGCGTCGAGGTCGCCAGCGCCTCGCCCGAACGCTTCCTCACCGTGCGCGGCCGCGACGTGGAGGCCAAACCGATCAAGGGCACCATCGCGGCCGACCAAGATCCCGACTTGCTTAACGACGACAAAACCCGCGCCGAAAACCTCATGATCGTCGACCTCTTGCGCAACGACCTTGCCCGCGTCTGCGACCCCGGCACCGTGCGCGTGCCCGGGCTGATGCAGGTGGAGTCGTACGCGACGGTGCACCAGTTGGTTTCCACCATCACCGGCCGCCTGCGCGAAGGGTGCACCGCCGTCGACGCCGTGCGCGCGACGTTCCCGCCTGGCTCCATGACCGGTGCGCCGAAACTGCGCACCTGCGAGATCATCGACCGCTTAGAGACTTCCCCACGCGGCGTTTACTCCGGCGCGCTGGGCTACTTCGGCTTCGACGGTCAGGCCGATCTGTCGGTGGTGATCCGCACCGCCGTACGCGCAGGTGACACCGTGACGGTGGGCGCGGGCGGGGCGATCGTGCTGGCCTCCGACCCCGAGTCCGAACTTGCCGAGCGCAACCTCAAAGCACAATCCGTGCTGGGAGCATGGGATGCGTAGCTATGTCTGGCGCGGCGACTTCGTCGAGTGCGACGTCCCCGACAGCCCCCTCGATGTGGCCGACTCCTGGCGCCATTTGAACGGCCGCACCAACGGTCTCGACCTGCACCTCGAGCGTTTCGCCCGGTCTGCTGGACCGCTGCCCGACGGGTTCGTCGAAACGATGCTTCCGCTGCTCAGCACCGGCGAACTCTTTCCCCGCATCGCGTTGTCGCAAGGGCTTTTGCTTCTCGACGTCCGGCCCGCCCCTCCCCCTCGCCCCACCACTTCACTGACATATGCGCCTGCCCCGGACCCGCGCACCCAGCCCGAGGTGAAAGGCCCCGACTTCGCCGCGTTTCACGCATACCGTTCGCGGTACCAGGTTGAGGGCACGGACGACACGGTAATCGTCGATAAGCATGGCGCCATGCTGGAGACCACCACCGGCGCGCTCGTGATGTGGGACGGCGACACCCTGTGTCTGCCCGACGGTGTGTGGCTGCCGAGCATCACCCTGCACCAGGTTGTTTCGCGGGCCGAACGGCTAGGTACCCGCGTGAAGCAGTGCCGTATCACGCCCGAGCTCGCTGCCGAACGCCCACTGTGGTTCCTCAACTCCCTGCACGGCATCAGCCCGGTTCGCGACCTGCACGTCAGCGACGCCGTAATCACGCCCCCGGCACACCCTGATTTCAACGAGTGGCGCGACTGGTGGTGGGGTGGCTTCACGGTCGAAGAAGAGGGCATCGAGTTCGACGACTAGCACCGCCGCCGACGCGGAACTTGGCCGGGACCCACGGGGACTATGCCGTCGCATAGTGAAATCGGCCTGCAAGACTATACCGCCGCATAGCGAACCCACCCCGCTTGACTATGCAGCCGCATAGTCAACGACGCTGAACCGATCTCCAGTGACACGGACCGGCCGAGCCCAAAAACTATGCCGCTGCATAGTGAGCGGGCCCTCTCGCCAGCTCGAGTTTGTACGAATTTACATGCAACAATGCTTATAAACTTCTGACCTGCAGTTTTAAAACTGAACGACCGTACCCATTGTCAACTTTTGCACATTTCGTTTAGTCACCCACATCCGCGAAATATAGCGAACGGCCCACCGCGACTATGCCACTGCATAGTCAATACAACCCACAGCGACCTATGCCGAACGCTCGGCGAGCACCTTCCCGGTCGCGGTGTCGCACTTGGCCAGCTCCGCCGGGGTGCCGGTGGCGACGATCTGCCCACCCTCGGCGCCGGCGCCCGGGCCCATCTCAATCACGCGGTCCGCTTGCGCGATCACGGAGACATCGTGCTCGACCACGATCACGGTCTGACCCGCGTCGACCAGGCTGTTGAGTTCTTGCACCAAAAGTGCAATGTCTGCGGGGTGCAGG
Above is a genomic segment from Corynebacterium lujinxingii containing:
- a CDS encoding DUF4921 family protein; translation: MFNAAVNPVHSYHVALRTMADGTLKQINPFSGTEVWTVPGRGNRPLSHRADTPAPLAPGARTDTCNFCEARKLRTPPEKSRLVATGTGFEILRDVMPEDLDTTQAEFRRVPNLFEIVSYDYWRENYGYTMPTARREHMERYLADDAGRAHVLDIVRTRLAASGQDPDISEDGLLQLAPSYFGGGHDVIIARRHYADGAETTDQLAGSGSLTPEEHYRFIAFTVDSLRDLVEQNSYARYVVVFQNWLAPAGASFEHLHKQLVAIDERGVNAETETAKLRQNLNLYNDWGVNHAIYRNLVIAETDHAILVAGVGHRYPTMTVYSKSAACEPWLHSAAETRGVSDLLHAAHAATGTQVASNEEWHYKPVDLDVPMPWRINVKWRISTVAGFEGGTQIYVNTLSPFDVRDRVTATLRDLRDQGAIAPHIRIAEECVPAPNLLRYNPNLER
- the rnc gene encoding ribonuclease III → MSRSRRKPEDADKAWEEAFSAVDHTPLLSKLGVEVSRDNLKLALTHRSFANEHNHLPNNERLEFVGDAILGLIVAAKLFELYPSRPESDLSPMRASIVSRYGLADIAREIGLGEHVLIGKGEEHTGGREKESILADTTEAVLGAIYLEHGFETARGVILRLFDEKMRHATVSAKNKDWKTALQVRLAELKLPVAEYRSEATGPDHDQTFHSEALVDGVPRGTGIGPNKKLAEQEAAQKALAYLRDHAAEATLGHA
- a CDS encoding glycerate kinase, with product MSSSFDPAPSPKIVIAPDSFKSTASADEAAEWLAEGVSSVIRDAQIILAPMADGGEGTSALFEGERVCLPTTTADGRLTEAEYTFHAATETAYIDVAAASGLPAVEDNPAPLTGDTYGTGVLIADAETRGAKRIVLGLGGTATVDGGTGILVALGVNPLDEAGYQLKPGGGSLERLAGFDTAKVNVPAGALEWVLLTDTTAPATGHDGAAHVFGPQKGATREDIELLDRGLARLCEVAEIDPQTPGLGAAGGVGIGLMWLSTMLHGNDEHVHIVPGARVVADSNGLTEQVDGAALVITGEGRFDGQTGTGKVASVVGELASDAGAVFAVAAGRFDEQPAEGTIAVTLPEVDDVREQLVQAGAEIAVAYLNTSTVQG
- the gdhA gene encoding NADP-specific glutamate dehydrogenase, whose protein sequence is MSTIDQEVAGYYDKVLKRNAGEPEFHQAVAEVLESLKIVLQKDPHYADYGLIERLCEPERQIIFRVPWIDDDNNVRVNRGFRVQFNSALGPYKGGLRFHPSVNLGIIKFLGFEQIFKNSLTGLPIGGGKGGSDFDPKGRSEAEIMRFCQSFMTELWRYIGEYRDVPAGDIGVGGREVGYMFGQYRRLVNQHESGVLTGKGLTWGGSLVRKEATGYGTVYFTDEMMRANGDSLDGAKVIVSGSGNVATYAMQKAQELGATVVGFSDSSGWVETPNGVDIELLRDVKENRRGRVSEYVEETTGATFHKDGSIWDLSADVALPCATQNELNGDHAKALVDNGVKYVAEGANMPSTHEAIELFRAKKICFGPGKAANAGGVATSALEMQQNASRDSWSFDYTDNRLRGIMSNIFNIAANTAEEYDRAGDYIIGANIAGFKKVADAMLAQGVI
- a CDS encoding DivIVA domain-containing protein, translating into MYRVFEALDELVQTLEQAYGVPMTSNCMVPRNEMLALLDDLRNALPVDLDDAQDVLDKQDEILRGAQDRADVLVGDAEEDARRIVSDAHSESETMLNDAQAHATQLVSDAEEESRLMVTRARDVAETTVNNAQREADHLVDSGNQEYQRSVDQGLAEQKRLISESEVMRRADEEAHRLVEEAHGESSRLRTECDDYVDSKLAEFEETLTGVLRTVSSDRSALRRGAGVSGGGRGDYYGRSRRSESDEY
- a CDS encoding YceD family protein gives rise to the protein MANNPFEFDVSGVLNGDGLPETVTHTGPSPSRIGPEMIAIPAGREVEVEATLTPLGSGVMVDATLTAQLEGQCVRCLKELTPTETLRISEVYAADDDFITGDAEEEEDQGSGDEIGCVEGDTVNLEQAFVNEAGLTLPFNPTCQPECEGDTDVPTPDGISGEENNLVDPRWADLEKFL